A DNA window from Streptomyces sp. B21-083 contains the following coding sequences:
- a CDS encoding DMT family transporter: protein MSVLVLTLAVSAACCLGLGFVLQQNVARLAPLSDFLSPRLLLDLVRVPRWLGGIGLMVAGMVLGAVALSQGEVSLVEPLLATNLLFALALSRRQTKQPLGRQGWTGLLLLAGGVTAFIVAGEPRGGSAVSDPWRHWLIIGAMLGVALLLTTYAKRSRLSAGPVLLALAAGLLYGVQDALTRVSGQRFSEGGLTHLLTGWQPYGVLLLGLTGLILVQSAFETAPLRMSLPALTAAQPLAGIVCGVGFLGDRLRTDTGALAWEAAGLAAVIVGIVLLGLHPAMPSGCAPRTMGLDGRHEHSLRREHSRRSG, encoded by the coding sequence GTGTCCGTCCTGGTTCTGACTCTCGCCGTGAGCGCCGCCTGCTGTCTGGGCCTCGGCTTCGTCCTCCAGCAGAACGTGGCCCGGCTGGCCCCCCTGAGCGACTTCCTCTCCCCGCGGCTGCTGCTGGACCTGGTGCGGGTGCCGCGCTGGCTCGGCGGTATCGGCCTGATGGTGGCGGGCATGGTGCTGGGCGCCGTCGCGCTGAGCCAGGGCGAGGTGTCCCTGGTGGAGCCGCTCCTCGCGACGAACCTGCTCTTCGCGCTCGCCCTCTCCCGCAGGCAGACCAAGCAGCCGCTGGGCCGCCAGGGCTGGACGGGCCTGCTGCTCCTCGCCGGCGGGGTGACGGCGTTCATCGTGGCGGGCGAACCGCGCGGCGGCTCCGCCGTCTCGGACCCCTGGCGCCACTGGCTGATCATCGGCGCCATGCTCGGCGTCGCCCTGCTCCTCACGACGTACGCGAAGCGCTCCCGGCTCAGCGCGGGCCCGGTTCTCCTGGCCCTGGCCGCCGGCCTCCTCTACGGCGTACAGGACGCCCTGACACGGGTCAGCGGCCAGCGCTTCTCGGAGGGCGGCCTGACGCACCTCCTCACCGGCTGGCAGCCGTACGGCGTACTGCTCCTCGGCCTCACCGGCCTGATCCTGGTCCAGAGCGCCTTCGAGACCGCTCCCCTGCGCATGTCCCTCCCCGCCCTCACGGCGGCCCAGCCGCTGGCCGGCATCGTCTGCGGCGTCGGCTTCCTCGGCGACCGGCTGCGTACCGACACCGGGGCGCTCGCATGGGAGGCGGCGGGCCTCGCCGCGGTGATCGTGGGAATCGTCCTGCTGGGCCTGCACCCGGCGATGCCGAGCGGCTGCGCACCGAGGACGATGGGCTTGGATGGCAGACATGAGCACTCACTTCGCCGAGAGCACTCCCGCCGATCCGGCTGA
- a CDS encoding NUDIX domain-containing protein, whose protein sequence is MADMSTHFAESTPADPADPAGPALPGDPAGPADPADPAVPGDPADEILDIVDENDQVVGRSPRGEAYARGLRHRCVFIQARDAHGRIFVHRRTPTKLVFPSLYDMFVGGVVGAGESYDAAALREAEEELGVTGLPRPEPAFRFLYDNGAGGSWWSAVYEVRCELPVHPQVEEVAWHAFLPQDEVERRLGEWEWVPDGLEAYERLRAYRSAGNP, encoded by the coding sequence ATGGCAGACATGAGCACTCACTTCGCCGAGAGCACTCCCGCCGATCCGGCTGATCCCGCTGGCCCCGCTCTTCCTGGTGATCCCGCTGGTCCGGCTGATCCCGCCGATCCTGCTGTTCCTGGTGATCCCGCTGACGAGATCCTCGACATCGTCGACGAGAACGACCAGGTCGTCGGCCGGTCCCCACGGGGCGAGGCGTACGCGCGCGGGCTGCGCCACCGCTGCGTCTTCATCCAGGCCAGGGACGCCCACGGCCGCATCTTCGTCCATCGCCGCACCCCCACCAAGCTGGTCTTTCCCTCCCTGTACGACATGTTCGTCGGCGGAGTCGTGGGCGCGGGCGAGTCGTACGACGCCGCCGCCCTGAGGGAGGCCGAGGAGGAACTCGGCGTCACGGGCCTGCCCCGCCCCGAGCCCGCCTTCAGGTTCCTGTACGACAACGGCGCCGGCGGGAGCTGGTGGTCGGCGGTGTACGAGGTCCGCTGCGAGCTGCCCGTCCACCCCCAGGTGGAGGAGGTCGCCTGGCACGCGTTCCTGCCCCAGGACGAGGTGGAGCGGCGGCTGGGCGAGTGGGAGTGGGTGCCGGACGGCCTGGAGGCGTACGAGCGCCTCCGTGCGTACCGCTCGGCCGGCAACCCGTAA
- a CDS encoding YidH family protein, protein MIDFARNVRLWFAPQEIGDEGRTPDYRFSLANERTFLAWLRTALALIGGGFAVDQFLPDLRWGWRVGLALALLAAGVLCSLRAVNHWVRCERAMRRGEDLPVSRFPALLSLAVAVVAVAMVVVVLVRGNG, encoded by the coding sequence GTGATCGATTTCGCACGGAACGTCCGCCTGTGGTTCGCCCCCCAGGAGATCGGCGACGAGGGCCGCACCCCCGACTACCGCTTCTCCCTGGCCAACGAACGCACCTTCCTGGCCTGGCTGCGTACCGCGCTCGCGCTGATCGGCGGCGGGTTCGCCGTGGACCAGTTCCTGCCCGACCTGCGGTGGGGCTGGCGCGTGGGGCTGGCGCTCGCGCTGCTGGCGGCCGGGGTGCTGTGCTCACTGCGGGCCGTCAACCACTGGGTGCGGTGCGAGCGGGCGATGCGGCGGGGCGAGGATCTGCCGGTGTCCCGCTTCCCGGCGCTGCTGAGCCTCGCGGTCGCCGTGGTCGCGGTCGCCATGGTGGTCGTCGTGCTGGTCCGGGGGAACGGGTGA
- a CDS encoding DUF202 domain-containing protein — translation MSEPGGRGAGVRDPGLQPERTRLAWRRTTLSSTVAAVLAGKSALHGGPSAAGITVCAACCVLWLWFLTVAHRRIRTLATTGDEGPPRLAARHATAAALCTVALALCGAALVL, via the coding sequence GTGAGCGAGCCGGGCGGGCGCGGGGCCGGGGTGCGGGATCCCGGGCTGCAACCCGAGCGGACCCGGCTGGCGTGGCGGCGTACGACGCTGTCGAGCACCGTCGCCGCCGTGCTGGCCGGGAAGAGCGCGCTGCACGGCGGCCCGTCGGCGGCCGGGATCACCGTCTGCGCGGCGTGCTGCGTGCTGTGGCTGTGGTTCCTGACCGTCGCCCACCGGCGTATCCGGACGCTCGCGACGACGGGCGACGAAGGTCCGCCGCGGCTCGCCGCCCGGCACGCCACCGCCGCCGCCCTGTGCACGGTCGCGCTGGCGCTGTGCGGAGCGGCGCTCGTCCTCTGA
- a CDS encoding NADP-dependent oxidoreductase, with amino-acid sequence MKAITYSRYGGPDVLEFTQDAPEPKVGPDSVLIKVRAASVNPVDWKCREGYLDGLLDTVFPVTPGWDVAGVVVRPGPSVSEFAVGDEVIGYVREDFLSRGTFAEYVAAPVRTLARKPRNLSFEEAAGLPLVGLTAYQVLAKSLRVRTGETVLVHAAAGGVGSVAVQLARRHLGAAHVIGTASVHNHDFVRELGGDPVTYGEGMADRVRKLAPRGVDAVFDTVGGDTLRDSVELLAPGGRLVSIADPDVVGFGGRYYFVRPDAVDLAHLADLVEQHVVSLHVSDTFPLERAAEAHRLNAEGRTRGKIVVTVDWA; translated from the coding sequence ATGAAGGCCATCACCTACAGCCGGTACGGCGGTCCCGACGTCCTGGAGTTCACCCAGGACGCCCCGGAACCCAAGGTCGGGCCCGACTCCGTGCTGATCAAGGTGCGGGCGGCATCGGTCAACCCGGTGGACTGGAAGTGTCGCGAGGGCTATCTCGACGGCCTCCTGGACACCGTCTTCCCGGTGACGCCGGGCTGGGACGTCGCGGGGGTCGTGGTCCGTCCGGGCCCCTCCGTCTCCGAGTTCGCCGTGGGTGACGAGGTCATCGGCTACGTACGCGAGGACTTCCTCTCGCGCGGCACCTTCGCCGAGTACGTCGCCGCCCCGGTGCGCACCCTCGCCCGTAAGCCCCGCAACCTCTCCTTCGAGGAGGCGGCCGGGCTGCCGCTGGTCGGGCTCACCGCCTATCAGGTGCTCGCCAAGTCGCTCCGCGTCCGCACGGGCGAGACCGTCCTGGTGCACGCGGCGGCGGGCGGGGTCGGCTCCGTCGCCGTCCAGCTGGCCCGCCGGCACCTGGGCGCGGCGCATGTCATCGGCACGGCGAGCGTGCACAACCACGACTTCGTGCGCGAACTGGGCGGCGACCCGGTGACCTACGGCGAGGGCATGGCCGACCGGGTGCGGAAACTGGCGCCGCGCGGCGTCGACGCCGTGTTCGACACGGTCGGCGGCGACACGTTGAGGGACTCCGTGGAGCTGCTGGCTCCCGGGGGACGCCTGGTGTCGATCGCGGACCCGGACGTCGTCGGCTTCGGCGGTCGGTACTACTTCGTCCGCCCCGACGCCGTGGACCTCGCGCACCTCGCCGACCTGGTCGAACAGCATGTCGTCTCGCTGCACGTGTCCGACACGTTCCCCCTGGAACGCGCGGCGGAGGCGCACCGGCTGAACGCGGAAGGCCGTACCAGGGGCAAGATCGTGGTGACGGTGGACTGGGCGTAG
- a CDS encoding phosphotransferase family protein, with the protein MPPDDLPGLDLDRLRGLLDGERPGLVQGPLTGRLIEGGRSNLTYAVTDGATRWVVRRPPLGHVLATAHDMRREHRVISALHPTSVPVPRPVLLCEDESVLGSPFYVMEFVPGTPYRTADQLTPIGPARTRDVVLSLVDTLVELHAVDPVEVGLADFGRPEGFLDRQLRRWGKQLDASRNRDLAGIDELQAALGRALPQSSAPAIVHGDYRLDNVLIDTDDRITAILDWEMSTLGDPLTDLGLLVMYSMPLGAPDSPVSTTAEAAGHPSPAELIERYAARSGRDVSSVAWYTAFAWFKLAVILEGIHYRYTLGQTVGAGFDRIGDLVPVFIEHGLTTLHTGLQEG; encoded by the coding sequence ATGCCCCCGGACGACCTGCCAGGTCTCGATCTCGACCGGCTGCGCGGCCTGCTCGACGGCGAACGCCCCGGACTCGTGCAGGGCCCCCTGACCGGCCGGTTGATCGAGGGTGGCCGGTCGAACCTCACCTACGCGGTCACGGACGGCGCCACCCGGTGGGTCGTACGACGTCCTCCGCTGGGCCATGTCCTGGCCACCGCGCACGACATGCGGCGCGAGCACCGGGTGATCAGCGCCCTGCATCCGACCTCCGTCCCGGTCCCGCGTCCCGTGCTGCTGTGCGAGGACGAGTCGGTGCTCGGATCCCCGTTCTACGTCATGGAGTTCGTGCCGGGCACGCCGTACCGTACGGCCGACCAACTCACCCCGATCGGCCCGGCGCGGACCCGGGACGTGGTGCTGTCGCTGGTGGACACCCTCGTCGAGCTGCACGCGGTGGATCCCGTCGAGGTGGGCCTCGCGGACTTCGGCCGGCCCGAGGGCTTCCTCGACCGGCAACTGCGGCGCTGGGGCAAGCAGTTGGACGCCTCCCGCAACCGGGACCTGGCCGGCATCGACGAACTGCAGGCGGCGCTCGGCCGAGCGCTGCCCCAGTCCTCCGCACCGGCGATCGTGCACGGCGACTACCGGCTGGACAACGTCCTCATCGACACGGACGACAGGATCACGGCGATCCTCGACTGGGAGATGTCGACGCTCGGCGACCCGCTCACCGACCTGGGCCTGCTGGTGATGTACAGCATGCCGCTGGGCGCGCCCGACTCCCCCGTCTCCACGACCGCCGAGGCCGCCGGACACCCCTCCCCCGCCGAGCTGATCGAACGGTACGCGGCGCGCTCGGGGCGCGACGTCTCGTCGGTCGCCTGGTACACGGCGTTCGCCTGGTTCAAGCTGGCCGTGATCCTGGAGGGCATCCACTACCGCTACACGCTGGGCCAGACGGTCGGCGCGGGCTTCGACCGCATCGGGGACCTGGTCCCCGTGTTCATCGAGCACGGCCTGACCACACTTCACACAGGTCTCCAGGAAGGCTGA
- a CDS encoding acyl-CoA dehydrogenase family protein, whose translation MDFAFDARTEELRAKLLAFMDEYVYPAEAVAEEQRAALASPWDTPAVVEELKAEARSQGLWNLFLPDTRHGAGLTNLQYAPLAEITGRSPQLAPTALNCAAPDTGNMEVLAQFGDEQQRKQWLEPLLAGEIRSAFAMTEPEVASSDATNIETRIRQDGADYVITGRKWYISGAMNPDCRIFIVMGKTDPDGADIRRQQSMILVPRDTPGVTVKRAMQVFGYEDHSHGGHAEVVFDEARVPAANLIGEEGSGFAIAQARLGPGRIHHCMRLIGMAERAIELMCRRAVSRTAFGKALAQQGVVHNWIADARVTVEQLRLLVLKTAWMMDTVGNKGAHAEIQAIKIATPRAVVDIIDKAIQLHGAGGVSQDFPLAELWASARTLKLADGPDEVHQRSLARRELKRYV comes from the coding sequence ATGGACTTCGCGTTCGACGCGCGCACCGAGGAACTGCGCGCCAAGCTCCTCGCCTTCATGGACGAGTACGTCTATCCGGCGGAGGCCGTCGCCGAGGAGCAGCGGGCCGCGCTGGCCTCGCCGTGGGACACCCCGGCCGTGGTCGAGGAGTTGAAGGCCGAGGCCCGTAGCCAGGGCCTGTGGAACCTCTTCCTGCCCGACACCCGGCACGGCGCCGGACTCACCAACCTCCAGTACGCCCCCCTCGCCGAAATCACCGGCCGTTCCCCGCAGTTGGCGCCGACCGCGCTGAACTGCGCGGCGCCGGACACCGGCAACATGGAGGTACTGGCGCAGTTCGGCGACGAGCAGCAGAGGAAGCAGTGGCTGGAGCCGCTGCTGGCGGGCGAGATCCGCTCGGCGTTCGCGATGACCGAGCCCGAGGTGGCCTCGTCCGACGCGACGAACATCGAGACGCGAATCCGGCAGGACGGCGCCGACTACGTCATCACCGGCCGCAAGTGGTACATCTCCGGGGCGATGAACCCCGACTGCCGGATCTTCATCGTCATGGGCAAGACCGACCCGGACGGCGCCGACATCCGCCGCCAGCAGTCGATGATCCTGGTCCCCCGGGACACCCCGGGCGTCACGGTCAAGCGGGCGATGCAGGTGTTCGGCTACGAGGACCACTCCCATGGCGGCCACGCCGAGGTGGTCTTCGACGAGGCGCGGGTGCCGGCCGCGAACCTGATCGGCGAGGAGGGCAGCGGCTTCGCCATCGCGCAGGCGCGGCTCGGCCCCGGCCGTATCCACCACTGCATGCGGCTGATCGGGATGGCGGAGCGGGCCATCGAGCTGATGTGCCGCCGGGCCGTCTCCCGGACGGCCTTCGGCAAGGCACTGGCCCAGCAGGGAGTGGTCCACAACTGGATCGCGGACGCGCGGGTCACGGTGGAGCAGCTGCGGCTGCTGGTGCTGAAGACGGCCTGGATGATGGACACGGTGGGCAACAAGGGGGCGCACGCGGAGATCCAGGCGATCAAGATCGCGACGCCGCGTGCGGTGGTGGACATCATCGACAAGGCGATTCAGCTGCACGGCGCGGGCGGAGTCAGCCAGGACTTCCCGCTGGCGGAACTGTGGGCGAGCGCCCGAACCCTGAAACTGGCCGACGGCCCGGACGAGGTGCACCAGCGGTCACTGGCCCGACGTGAGCTGAAGCGGTACGTGTAG
- a CDS encoding TetR/AcrR family transcriptional regulator — protein sequence MPRTTDGDGTPVPQRLLAAATRLFAEQGYDRTSVQEIVEAAGVTKGALYHYFGSKDDLLHEVYARVLRVQQERLDAFANADAPVEERLRRAAADVVVTTIENLDDAMIFFRSMHHLSPEKNKQVRAERRRYHERFRALIEEGQETGVFSRATSADLVVDYHFGSIHHLSTWYSPEGPLSSTEVAEQLADLLLRALRP from the coding sequence GTGCCCAGGACGACGGACGGTGACGGTACGCCCGTCCCGCAGCGGCTGCTGGCCGCCGCCACCCGGCTCTTCGCGGAACAGGGGTACGACCGCACGTCCGTGCAGGAGATCGTCGAGGCGGCCGGTGTCACCAAGGGGGCGCTGTACCACTACTTCGGGTCCAAGGACGACCTGCTGCACGAGGTGTACGCGCGCGTGCTCCGCGTTCAGCAGGAGCGGCTGGACGCGTTCGCGAACGCGGACGCGCCGGTGGAGGAGCGGTTGCGGCGGGCGGCGGCGGACGTCGTGGTCACGACCATCGAGAACCTCGACGACGCGATGATCTTCTTCCGCTCGATGCATCATCTGAGCCCGGAGAAGAACAAGCAGGTGCGGGCGGAGAGACGCCGGTACCACGAGCGCTTCCGGGCGCTGATCGAGGAGGGGCAGGAGACGGGGGTGTTCTCGCGGGCGACCTCGGCGGATCTGGTGGTCGACTACCACTTCGGGTCCATCCACCACCTGTCGACCTGGTACAGCCCGGAGGGCCCTCTGAGCTCTACGGAGGTCGCGGAGCAGTTGGCGGACCTGCTGTTGCGCGCGCTGCGGCCGTAG
- a CDS encoding class I adenylate-forming enzyme family protein, giving the protein MTDAERAADTGSLYGAKPWLGLLSDVQRGPVSPDDSLVHALRRTAADFPDRTFLAYFDGRLSHREVDELSDSVSGYLLTRGLERGDRVAVMLQNSPLFVLALLGAWKAGATVVPVNPMYKAGEVTHVLRDGDVAALICSDRAWESYLRETAADSAVRIVLTGCELDFQTRGDARVLAFERLPQAADAEDLTAVARYGHKAPDAGDRDPRPADIALISYTSGTSGSPKGATNTHANIMYNAERQRTGLPLPEAPVYFAMAPLFHITGMVCQLGASLNSAGTLVLAYRFEPGVVLDAFAEHRPHYTVGPSTAFMALAAHPAVTPGHFSSFRHISSGGAPLPPALVEKFRAGFGPYIRNGYGLTECTAPCASVPPALEAPVDPVSGTLAVGVPGPDTVVRIVDDQGAEVPFGQQGEILVRGPQVVPGYWRLPEATADTFPGGELRTGDIGFMDPEGWLYVVDRKKDMINASGFKVWPREVEDVLYTHPAVREAAVVGVPDGYRGETVKAYISLRPGAEGDPDALAAYCKERLAAYKYPRQVEILPELPKTATGKILRRELRTRSGDSQ; this is encoded by the coding sequence ATGACCGACGCCGAGCGCGCAGCAGACACCGGCTCCCTGTACGGGGCGAAGCCCTGGCTGGGCCTTCTCAGCGACGTCCAGCGCGGGCCCGTCAGCCCCGACGACTCACTCGTCCACGCACTCCGCCGGACCGCCGCCGACTTCCCGGACCGTACCTTCCTCGCCTACTTCGACGGTCGGCTCAGCCACCGCGAGGTCGACGAGCTGAGCGACTCCGTGTCCGGGTATCTCCTCACCCGGGGGCTGGAGCGCGGCGACCGGGTCGCCGTCATGCTGCAGAACTCGCCGCTCTTCGTGCTCGCCCTGCTGGGGGCCTGGAAGGCGGGTGCGACCGTCGTCCCCGTCAACCCGATGTACAAGGCCGGGGAGGTCACCCACGTCCTGCGGGACGGTGACGTGGCCGCGCTGATCTGCTCCGACCGGGCCTGGGAGTCGTACCTGCGGGAGACGGCCGCGGACTCTGCGGTGCGGATCGTGCTCACCGGCTGCGAGCTGGACTTCCAGACCCGCGGCGACGCGCGCGTGCTCGCGTTCGAGCGGCTGCCGCAGGCCGCGGACGCCGAGGATCTGACGGCCGTCGCCCGGTACGGGCACAAGGCGCCCGACGCCGGCGACCGTGATCCGCGCCCCGCCGACATCGCGCTGATCAGCTACACCTCCGGCACCAGCGGCTCCCCCAAGGGGGCCACCAACACCCACGCCAACATCATGTACAACGCGGAACGGCAGCGGACCGGGCTTCCGCTGCCCGAGGCGCCCGTCTACTTCGCGATGGCGCCCCTGTTCCACATCACCGGCATGGTCTGTCAGCTCGGCGCGAGTCTGAACAGCGCGGGCACGCTCGTCCTCGCCTACCGCTTCGAGCCCGGTGTCGTCCTGGACGCGTTCGCCGAGCACCGTCCGCACTACACGGTCGGCCCGTCGACGGCCTTCATGGCCCTGGCCGCACACCCGGCGGTCACCCCCGGCCACTTCTCCTCCTTCCGGCACATCTCCTCCGGCGGCGCCCCGCTGCCGCCCGCCCTCGTGGAGAAGTTCCGGGCCGGCTTCGGCCCGTACATCCGCAACGGCTACGGCCTCACCGAGTGCACCGCCCCCTGCGCCTCCGTACCGCCCGCCCTGGAGGCCCCCGTCGACCCGGTCTCCGGGACGCTCGCCGTGGGCGTGCCGGGCCCCGACACCGTCGTACGCATCGTCGACGACCAGGGCGCGGAGGTTCCCTTCGGCCAGCAGGGCGAGATCCTCGTACGGGGGCCGCAGGTCGTCCCCGGCTACTGGCGGCTCCCGGAGGCCACCGCGGACACGTTCCCCGGCGGGGAGCTGCGGACCGGCGACATCGGGTTCATGGACCCCGAGGGGTGGCTCTACGTCGTCGACCGGAAGAAGGACATGATCAACGCGTCCGGCTTCAAGGTGTGGCCGAGGGAGGTCGAGGACGTCCTGTACACCCATCCGGCGGTACGTGAGGCGGCTGTCGTCGGGGTACCCGACGGGTACCGGGGCGAGACCGTGAAGGCGTACATCAGCCTGCGGCCGGGCGCGGAGGGGGACCCGGACGCGCTCGCCGCGTACTGCAAGGAGAGACTGGCCGCCTACAAGTACCCGAGGCAGGTGGAGATTCTGCCCGAGCTGCCGAAGACGGCGACCGGAAAGATCCTCCGTCGGGAACTGCGTACCCGGTCCGGGGACTCTCAGTAG
- a CDS encoding SDR family oxidoreductase yields MVGVVEGAGVVVTGAGGGIGAALARRFAAEGARVVVNDLDADKAEAVAAEIGGIAVPGDASVIVGEARAALGGTVDVYCANAGLASGGSEAAEEKVWALAWDVNVMAHVRAADELLPEWLERGSGRFVSTVSAAGLLTMIGAAPYSVTKHGAYAFAEWLSLTYRHRGLKVHAICPQGVRTDMLAGTGSAGDLVLTPTAIEPEAVADALFRGIEEDRFLILPHPEVADYYRARAADPDHWLTSMNHIQQKWEATR; encoded by the coding sequence ATCGTGGGTGTCGTGGAAGGTGCCGGAGTCGTCGTCACTGGAGCCGGGGGTGGCATCGGAGCCGCGCTGGCACGGCGGTTCGCCGCCGAAGGAGCCCGGGTCGTGGTCAATGATCTGGACGCCGACAAGGCCGAAGCCGTCGCCGCCGAGATAGGTGGGATCGCGGTGCCCGGGGACGCCTCCGTGATCGTCGGTGAGGCTCGGGCCGCGCTCGGTGGGACCGTGGACGTCTACTGTGCCAACGCCGGGCTTGCCTCGGGTGGGTCCGAGGCGGCCGAGGAGAAGGTCTGGGCGCTCGCCTGGGACGTGAACGTGATGGCGCACGTCCGGGCGGCCGACGAACTGCTGCCGGAGTGGCTGGAGCGCGGCAGTGGCCGTTTCGTGTCCACCGTGTCCGCCGCCGGGCTGCTCACCATGATCGGCGCGGCGCCCTACAGCGTGACCAAGCACGGTGCGTACGCCTTCGCGGAGTGGCTGTCGCTGACGTACCGCCACCGCGGGCTCAAGGTGCACGCCATCTGCCCGCAGGGTGTGCGCACGGACATGCTGGCCGGGACCGGCAGCGCGGGTGATCTGGTGCTCACGCCGACCGCGATCGAGCCCGAGGCGGTCGCGGACGCGCTGTTCCGGGGGATCGAGGAGGACCGCTTCCTGATCCTTCCGCACCCCGAGGTCGCCGACTACTACCGGGCGCGGGCCGCCGACCCCGACCACTGGCTGACCAGCATGAACCACATCCAGCAGAAGTGGGAGGCCACCCGATGA
- a CDS encoding serine-threonine protein kinase: MADPEMSVSPYWELTFDADGDADGSRRERLLAEVNTRKVRDLIVFAHGWNNDRSMATRLYSRFFEAVPALAPATARIGYVGVVWPSMRFTDEPIPDFQRSMTATALPEATGRPGLDKDTRQALLETFPGRATVVEQIAGLLDRQSGDDESLEEFGGLVRLLVEVPPEAPQTGFAADLLRSGGEPEGAPEMFAGSTAEVCEEFARALAGPESPVPVAEFALPNPWNGAKELLRQATYYAMKRRAGTVGERGLGPALGRLAEAAPGVRVHLVGHSFGARLVSFALRGLPEEVCTVKSVTLLQGAFSHYAFAAELPHDSSAGGALKGRQSRIDGPLVCCYSHYDEALSTFYPLASRMAGESQGVLAADRAVAGFTVADVLGPKWGAMGHDGVQAVPGTVRLTIAEALGAGRLPVSGCVNVDAAAVVRNGGAPSGAHSDICHSELAQVVLAAGRIH, translated from the coding sequence ATGGCGGATCCGGAGATGAGTGTTTCTCCCTACTGGGAGCTTACGTTCGACGCCGACGGCGACGCGGACGGGAGCAGACGGGAGCGGCTGCTCGCGGAGGTGAACACCCGCAAGGTGCGCGACCTCATCGTCTTCGCGCACGGCTGGAACAACGACCGGTCCATGGCGACCCGGCTCTACAGCAGGTTCTTCGAGGCCGTCCCCGCCCTCGCCCCCGCGACCGCCAGGATCGGCTACGTGGGGGTGGTGTGGCCGTCGATGCGCTTCACGGACGAGCCGATCCCCGACTTCCAGCGGTCCATGACCGCCACCGCCCTGCCCGAGGCGACCGGCCGGCCCGGGCTCGACAAGGACACCCGGCAGGCGCTCCTCGAAACGTTCCCCGGGCGGGCCACGGTCGTCGAGCAGATCGCCGGGCTGCTGGACCGGCAGTCGGGCGACGACGAGTCGCTGGAGGAGTTCGGGGGGCTGGTGCGGCTGCTCGTCGAGGTACCGCCGGAGGCACCGCAGACGGGGTTCGCGGCGGACCTCCTCCGCTCGGGCGGCGAGCCGGAGGGCGCCCCGGAGATGTTCGCGGGGAGCACGGCGGAGGTCTGTGAGGAGTTCGCGCGGGCCCTGGCCGGGCCCGAATCCCCGGTCCCTGTCGCCGAGTTCGCGCTGCCCAATCCCTGGAACGGCGCGAAGGAGCTGCTGCGGCAGGCCACGTACTACGCGATGAAGCGTCGGGCCGGAACTGTCGGCGAGCGGGGTCTCGGGCCTGCGCTCGGGCGGCTCGCCGAGGCGGCCCCCGGGGTGCGGGTGCATCTGGTCGGGCACAGTTTCGGAGCGCGGCTCGTGTCGTTCGCGCTGCGGGGGCTGCCCGAGGAGGTGTGCACGGTGAAGTCGGTGACGCTGCTCCAAGGGGCCTTCTCGCACTACGCGTTCGCGGCCGAGCTGCCCCACGACTCGTCCGCCGGCGGCGCGTTGAAGGGTCGGCAGAGCCGGATCGACGGCCCCCTGGTGTGCTGCTACTCCCACTACGACGAGGCGCTCAGCACGTTCTATCCGCTGGCCTCGCGCATGGCGGGCGAGAGCCAGGGGGTCCTCGCCGCCGACCGGGCCGTCGCGGGCTTCACCGTCGCGGATGTGCTCGGCCCCAAGTGGGGTGCGATGGGCCACGACGGTGTCCAGGCCGTGCCGGGGACGGTCAGGCTGACGATCGCCGAGGCACTGGGGGCGGGAAGGCTGCCGGTGAGCGGGTGCGTGAACGTCGACGCGGCGGCGGTGGTGAGGAACGGTGGGGCTCCGTCTGGAGCCCACAGCGACATCTGTCACTCGGAGTTGGCGCAGGTGGTGCTGGCGGCGGGCCGTATCCACTGA